DNA sequence from the Sardina pilchardus chromosome 23, fSarPil1.1, whole genome shotgun sequence genome:
gaggggaggtggaaaatgagcttatatcgaaaaaaaaaaaaaaaaaaatggcagcatatccctttaaggttttTCATTTATTCTAGGCCAAGGAAAAGCACACAGGCCTGATCTGTGCTGGGCTGCAGAAATCCATGCAGTCAGTGGGTTTCATTTGGTTGAAGGAGTAAACCTCGAGTGGAAAGATGGTGATTGAGGAGATcccaaggcaaggcaatttaatttatatagcgcatttcttaCCAAGGCAGTTCAATGTGCTTCACACCATCAGTTAGAACAAGTAAAAAGAGAAATTATGTATTAAATgtaataaaatgaaatgaaaaaatgaatgtAAAAATGGGTCAAATAAATCATTAGTGAAgacgataataataataggaatgGAGCAAAGAAATAAAAGTAGAACATTAGCGAAAgtaataatgatagtaataataataatatatatttttttcaatttcaatttaatttcacttaaagCGCCAAACATTACActtgtctcatggcgctttaaagagtgttaaacattcaaagggagcccatgagtaacaggggcgaaGAAAAActcctagaattggagatacaaataggaagaaacctcggacagatccacgactcaaagGCCCAACCCATCTACCTACtgtagggtcagttacagtaaggcaggtcatttgtagtatcaatCCAAGCCAATCATGTCATGAATTTGAAATGACCACTTTTGTCCACTTCActaaaatgttgtgtttttatggGCTTTTCccattttctgtctctctgaatCTGAATGTCATTTACAGTTTTAGAGCTGTGTATTTGTGGTGGAGTGATGTAGACAATCATTGTAATTATATCTAGATGTGGAATAACATTCAGATGTTGTGGTACTTTCTGAGTTTGTAAGTTGATTCTTTTTATACAAACCGTCCACAAGGTGGCTGTAGCATTTCATAGCTGCGGGCTCTGATGAGTTGAAACCAAGACAAAGGAATTTCAGACAAGGAATTTTAATGTAtccttttaaaaataatttattgttttaaataaataccAGAGGAAAGCAATtgttatacaaaaaaaaaaaatagaacacaACTCTTTTTAGCAGCAGAATCATTGTAAGCTTTGTGCAAAGGACACCATTTTTATGGATGAAAGTCAGACAATTCAAGTATGCTGAGAACAATGTCCCACATTTAGGTAGAAGTAAGAGGTAGGCCTTGCTTCCCAGGTGAGTGCAGTGGGCTTTGATACATTCAGGAGTCCTCATTGAGGTATCTTcaggtaattttttttttcttttcgtaTTTTTCAGATGATCATTTAACAAGTGGCGCTTTGCTGAGCATTCTGGACTACTGTAAACATCATGCAATTGCTTCAAAGATGGGTGTGAACACAAGCAGTGGACAGTGGTTTAAAAGTAAACATGATCAAGCATGTCATCGGAGACATATTTTTCTAATTAAACTCAGTGCAAAAGTGCTGATTGAATCTCTGAACTGAAACAAGAAACTGAATGTTTCAGTAGAGTAAACTAAATAACAAAATTATTGATTTCAGTGACATCTTACACAATACATACATGTAAACACTTATGATAATGGATTAAGTTATTTGTCCTTCACTTATCATTGCAATATTCCCATGTTAACAGTGCATTTCACTTGCAATATAAATCACTATCAATTACTTTGATTTGTAAATGTATTTGGGgttcattattttgttcaacAGTGCCTCAACCTTATAAATTCTAAACATTAATACTTTATattcaagtttaacaatatctttGTTCAACACTACCAGCATAACACTCAATATGTTCTGTTATCATGCAGGGTTCACAGTCGTGACAGTCAGGGATGTGACTCAAGATGACATGTAAGGCCTGACTTCCATCACCCCCGGTGCCCATTTGAGTTCATCAGCGTCAGTGTTGCCAGGTTGGGCTAAGcgatttccgcccaatcacgTTCAAAAACCCGCcctcttcagcaaaaaaaaaacgccccaACAACGATTTTGTCATAGAGAACCATTTAACTAAACATTTTATTTGCCCGCCTAAAGCTTATTTCCCCCCGCCCCACGAAATCAAAGGAAGCCCAATTGGGCGGGCATtcgcccaatctggcaacactgatcAGCGTGCAAAGTGAGTCATGTGCCTCATATGGCCAGTAGTCACTCACAACTCGTGTCTAGTCTCCCTTTGATAATGGCAAACAATGTGCGGGGTTGTAACATTTCTCAAGGTTGTGGCCATTGCAGTCAGCTGCTGCCCGACAATCAGACCCGGCCCAGATCAGAGCAAAAGTCCTCTCTGCTGCCTATCAGACAGAGTATATCAACTGAACTATGGACACCTTGAACATGGAATAAtcacaagaaaacaaaactaaactaaacaaaacGTATTCCCTATGTAATAAAAACAGTCATGAATTAAAGCCTGATAAACATATCACAGTTCCTGTTGTCAGTTCAATTGGCCTGAGAATATTTTTCTTAGTCACTCAGATAGCcatcattacagtaatttcccgcatataagccgcattgtgtataagccgcaggacagtgttttatgcaagttgagagaaacaaaaccatattaacgccatattaactgcccccctgtattaacctcatagctgaagacattttgcaaaatcaatctataagccgcggctaatagtcgggaaattacggtattattATGCTCTCACTTCCTTTCCCGCCCACCATACCCGcctgtccctctgtctgtctccctctcacgCAACTGCTAAGGCCGAGGGCCACAACTGTACTGACAGCAACTGCTGTGGCGTTCCAGTTCATATTTCAATCATGTGACTTTAACCAGGGGTAGGATGGTAGGGGTGaggggtgacagagagagaaagagagaggttgagtttttttttagaaatgggCACTGAGGCTTACTATTTCTGCAGCAGAAATAACCTCCCCACCAGGTGCAACTTTACGcatggggttggggttgggataGGGCTTGTCTCTTGCTTAACCAAAACACTGCACGTAAGACACACATTATCATGTAAATGGAAAAAGTGCATTTCAGtgatatctttttttgtttgtttgttttgttgctgcTGCCTTTCTTTGTGCCATTGTTGAggtcattacaaaaatatacagATTGTTTTTCTTAACATTTCAGTGTCACTTTGTTTTTACAATACTAATATCTTTACATGTAAACATGAGTAGGTGGATAGGTATGCTGCCGAACATCCCGTCCCACGATCAGACATTTGTGtgcttttctccatctctcagctGTGGAGGCAGAGAAACTGCAGTCAGCACCAACACGCCTCTGCACACTGTCCTCAGCAAGCTCATCAATAGTCTCGCCCTGCTTCTACAGCTGAGCTACATCTAAAACAATAATATGCGTTAATAGTAATTATGAATGGTAATACTTTCATACTTCACTGAATTGACCCTCACCCTTAGTATCCCATCAACCTTCCTTGATCAACCTTCCTTCCTTCCACTGATTGACTGACCTGACCTGAGGGAGTGCTCTTCTGCTACATTGTCTACAAGTCTACGCAGCCTACTGCTTTTCAGGCTTTACAACAGCAGTCTAGCGGCATCAAgacgtactgtatgtcaaccacgGCAACTTACCAGCTTCCTCTGGTTGCTTAGGCAAAAAGTGCATATGGGCCTGAGGCTGGGGCTGCTGTTGGCGCTGCCTGGTCCAGTCTGCAGAACGTTCTGGTACTTCATGCACGGCTGTCCGTCCAGGCAGTCCTCCCCGAGCAGGAGCACGTTGGCCAGGTGCGAGATGTAGCTGGAGGCCAGGCGCAGCGTCTCGATCTTGGACAGCTTGCGGTCGGCCGGCTCGGTGGGGATGAGAGTCCGCAGAGCCCCGAAGGCCGTGTTGACGCTGTGCGTGCGGTCCCGCTCCCGCGCGTTTGCCGCCTGACGCTGCTTGCTGATCCCAGCGTGCCGGCGGCTGCCCCTTCGGCGTCCGGCCGCCCCGCCGCCATTTCCTTCGCTGCCACCAAGCGCCCCTAATCCTCCGCCGTCACCCCTTCCTCCAGCTGGGCCTCCCAAGGGACTCCCAACGCGGCCTCCGCCACTGCCCCCGCCTGTCGACTTGTCTGAGCTCTCGCTCCCGCTGTCCAGTTCGTCCATGTCGGAGTGGTAGCCATCCAGCGGCAGCGGTAGCGGCGGGCCGcccttgtctgtctctgcgGACTTCATGGTGCTCCGGGAGTGTGTGAGGACTGAGCCCGGACCATGGCGGGGACGCTGACTGCCCATTACTTTATGCCGAGTGAAAAATAGCACGGGCGACCAGCTGCTGGCGATCCGGTGACCGGGGGTCCGCTACGTACCCCCTGGCAGTTCGGCATAGCATTTCTTGAATGACTGATCCGTTCTGGGCTGCCACTGCAAGGCGCCCGGAAAAGGGAGAACAGGTGGAGAGATGTGGGACCACCTGTCATGGTCCGTGGAGCGAAAGCAGATTTTTTATGTGCatatatatgtaggcctataacagGCCTGCCTGGATTTTgcaatattgcattttcaaGAATGTCATGTTCATTGTATAACTGTGTGTTGCAATCTTATTTTATTACTCATGTGGTGAACTCTTACTGTTATACGATTTACCACACAATAATCAAATATGCAAAGTCATAACATCCTCCATCTTTGGAATTATTTAGAGCTTTGGAATTCTGGCAGGAAACTGAGTAAAAAACTCAACTCAAAATCATTAGAAAAAGACTTGAAAATTCAGTCTGTTTTTGAAACAATAATCACCACAATCCATTGCAAgatgcacacatcacacaccttTAGAAATGTATACATCAATAaatatacacatttacacatgtaataaaaaaaatagttctaAATTATAGATATGCAAGTATTTCATACATGTATAAGGCCTTTGTAGTAGGCATAGTATATGTAGCAGTGGCTGGGGGTTAATCACCTCTCACCATCAGCTTTCTGATACCTGTCAAAGCTGCCATGAATCATCACTGCATGTAAGTTACACCTATTAGAGGCGTTGAATCTAATTTGCTTCCTTGAAGAATGAGAAGATATGCTCAAGCATTGCATGACTTGAATAAAACAGGCTATAGTCATCAGATTGTAATAAAATTGCTGCAGACTATAATTGCGCCTGCTTAATTCTTTGTCGGCAGCTTCTGAATTAAGTATAAATAAGGCTGTCTCAAAAGCGTAACAATTCCGTTA
Encoded proteins:
- the si:ch211-246m6.4 gene encoding basic helix-loop-helix transcription factor scleraxis: MGSQRPRHGPGSVLTHSRSTMKSAETDKGGPPLPLPLDGYHSDMDELDSGSESSDKSTGGGSGGGRVGSPLGGPAGGRGDGGGLGALGGSEGNGGGAAGRRRGSRRHAGISKQRQAANARERDRTHSVNTAFGALRTLIPTEPADRKLSKIETLRLASSYISHLANVLLLGEDCLDGQPCMKYQNVLQTGPGSANSSPSLRPICTFCLSNQRKLLRDGEKHTNV